In Mongoliitalea daihaiensis, one DNA window encodes the following:
- a CDS encoding efflux RND transporter permease subunit: MSQENQSKKIIREFGLSSLSVDNQTSVVILAVIITVLGILAYRTMPKESFPEIVIPTVYVGTAYPGNSPVDMENLITRPIEKELKSINNVKSIKSTSVQDFSSVVVEFNPGVEISKAIQDVKDAVDKSKSELPSDLDQDPDVIEVNTSDFPIMNVNLSGNYTEEELKKFGEFLEDEIEKLPEISKAELRGTVEREIRIDADIFKMEALGVAFSDISEAVAQENVTISGGNILDGQFRRSLRITGEFKTPDELNGIIVKTESQKIVYLSDVAEVRDTYKERESYARSNKLPVVTVNVVKRSGENLLDAADKIKLIIDDAKSNRFPPDLEVSITNDQSKTTRAQVNDLENSIIFGVILVVLVLMFFLGFRNALFVGIAIPLSMFISFLVLNSFGITLNLMVLFALILALGMLVDNGIVVVENIYRLMQEGKSPIRAAKEGVGEVAWPIITSTATTLAAFMPLAFWDDIIGEFMKYLPITLIIVLSSSLFVALVVNPVLTSLFMKVQEVESVKPKTKNVLIAIVFGVMGIISYLAGSITFGNLFTIVAILTVFNVYALRPAIRWFQNVFLVKLETLYENTLVFALRGKNPYFFFAGINLLLVLSIVLLGVRSPKVLFFPDNQPSLVNVFIENPIGTDTEATNDFMIGMEDELLTLMEPYSAVVESIISQVGQGTGDQSEGPSTANTPHKAKVTISFVEYQYRQGVNTNKIMEEIRELADQYPGVLITVDKQTNGPPVGKPINIEVSGEDFGKLIVFEGQLREALISANIPGIEELKSDLELGSPEVVLNIDRENARRFGLSTSQIATELRTALFGQEVSKFKEGEDDFPIQLRLKDEYRYDLASLVNKKINFRDKLGNKKEVPISAVAKLEYGSTFGSVKRKDLNKVITIFSNVLDGYNPTEINNELKQLVANYSVPDGISVKFTGEQEEQAKSTEFLMRALFIAVSVIFLIIVAQFNSVTTPFIIMASVVLSTIGVFLGLVIFNMDFVVIMTGIGIISLAGVVVNNAIVLIDYTNLVRERRREELGIKEGEYLSYQELLNSIIQGGKTRLRPVLLTAITTVLGLIPLAIGMNINFATLLSEFDPQFYIGGDNADFWGPMAWTVIFGLTFATFLTLVIVPVMYLLADKLNMLIRRFK, from the coding sequence ATGTCTCAAGAGAATCAATCAAAAAAAATAATCAGAGAGTTTGGGCTGAGCTCCCTCTCGGTAGATAATCAGACATCGGTTGTCATCTTAGCGGTGATTATTACAGTCTTGGGTATTTTGGCGTACCGAACCATGCCCAAGGAATCTTTTCCTGAAATCGTCATTCCTACTGTATATGTGGGTACGGCTTATCCGGGCAACTCTCCTGTAGATATGGAGAATTTGATTACTAGACCTATTGAAAAAGAGTTAAAATCCATCAATAACGTCAAGAGTATCAAGTCTACTTCTGTTCAGGATTTCTCATCCGTAGTTGTCGAATTCAACCCTGGTGTTGAAATTTCCAAAGCAATTCAGGATGTTAAGGATGCAGTTGATAAATCCAAAAGTGAGTTGCCCTCTGATTTGGATCAGGATCCGGATGTCATTGAAGTAAATACTTCGGATTTCCCTATCATGAATGTCAACCTTTCGGGGAATTATACAGAGGAAGAGCTCAAGAAATTTGGGGAATTTTTGGAAGATGAAATCGAGAAGCTTCCAGAGATTTCGAAGGCAGAGCTTCGTGGGACGGTGGAGCGCGAAATCAGAATAGATGCTGACATATTCAAGATGGAGGCCTTAGGAGTTGCTTTTTCTGATATTTCAGAGGCAGTTGCTCAAGAAAATGTCACTATTTCAGGAGGGAATATTTTAGATGGGCAGTTTAGGCGCTCTTTGAGAATAACAGGAGAATTTAAAACTCCTGATGAACTCAATGGTATCATTGTTAAAACAGAAAGTCAAAAAATAGTTTACCTCTCAGATGTTGCTGAGGTAAGAGATACCTATAAAGAACGGGAGTCATATGCACGTAGCAACAAACTTCCGGTAGTGACTGTCAATGTGGTGAAGAGGAGTGGAGAAAATTTATTAGACGCTGCTGATAAAATCAAGCTGATTATTGACGATGCAAAATCTAACAGATTCCCACCCGACTTGGAAGTAAGCATTACCAATGATCAATCAAAAACAACACGTGCACAAGTCAATGACTTGGAAAACTCTATCATATTTGGTGTTATCCTGGTGGTATTGGTTTTGATGTTTTTCCTTGGATTTAGAAATGCCTTATTTGTTGGAATAGCGATTCCACTCTCTATGTTTATTTCATTCTTAGTCCTCAACTCTTTTGGCATTACCCTTAATTTGATGGTTTTGTTTGCCCTGATTTTGGCTTTGGGAATGTTGGTGGACAATGGAATTGTAGTGGTAGAAAATATCTATCGCTTAATGCAGGAAGGAAAGAGTCCCATACGAGCTGCCAAAGAGGGTGTGGGGGAAGTTGCATGGCCAATCATTACTTCTACGGCTACCACGTTGGCAGCATTTATGCCGTTGGCTTTTTGGGATGATATTATTGGAGAGTTTATGAAGTATCTCCCGATCACCCTGATAATTGTGCTTTCTTCCTCGCTATTTGTAGCCTTGGTTGTCAATCCTGTGTTGACATCCTTATTTATGAAAGTGCAGGAAGTGGAGTCTGTAAAACCCAAAACTAAAAATGTATTGATAGCTATAGTTTTTGGTGTGATGGGTATCATTAGCTACTTGGCTGGATCCATTACATTTGGGAACTTATTCACTATAGTAGCCATTCTGACAGTTTTTAATGTCTATGCATTAAGGCCTGCGATCCGATGGTTTCAAAATGTGTTTTTGGTCAAATTGGAAACATTGTATGAAAACACGCTGGTTTTTGCACTTAGAGGTAAGAACCCTTACTTCTTTTTTGCGGGCATTAATCTTCTGTTAGTTTTATCAATTGTATTATTGGGAGTTCGCTCACCGAAAGTGCTCTTTTTCCCTGATAATCAGCCTTCTTTGGTAAATGTATTCATTGAAAATCCTATAGGTACAGATACAGAGGCTACCAATGATTTTATGATCGGTATGGAAGATGAGCTTTTGACCTTGATGGAACCTTACAGTGCCGTTGTGGAGTCCATCATTTCCCAAGTGGGTCAAGGAACAGGAGATCAGTCCGAAGGGCCGAGTACTGCTAATACGCCCCACAAGGCAAAAGTCACTATCAGCTTTGTCGAATATCAATATCGTCAAGGGGTAAATACGAACAAAATCATGGAAGAAATCCGTGAGTTAGCGGATCAATATCCAGGTGTTTTGATTACAGTAGATAAGCAAACGAATGGCCCCCCTGTAGGCAAGCCAATCAATATTGAAGTAAGCGGCGAGGACTTTGGAAAATTAATTGTTTTTGAAGGTCAGTTAAGAGAAGCATTGATTTCGGCAAATATTCCTGGTATTGAAGAATTAAAATCTGATTTAGAGCTTGGAAGTCCAGAAGTAGTATTGAATATTGATCGGGAGAATGCCCGTAGATTCGGATTATCAACTTCTCAGATTGCCACTGAATTGAGAACAGCTTTGTTTGGACAGGAAGTTTCCAAGTTTAAAGAGGGTGAGGATGATTTCCCAATTCAACTCCGGTTGAAAGATGAATATCGCTATGATTTGGCATCACTTGTAAATAAGAAAATCAATTTCCGTGATAAGCTAGGTAACAAAAAAGAAGTGCCTATTTCAGCAGTTGCTAAATTAGAGTATGGCTCTACATTTGGATCGGTCAAACGTAAAGATTTGAACAAGGTTATTACCATCTTCTCCAATGTATTAGATGGATACAATCCTACAGAGATCAATAATGAATTGAAGCAGCTTGTTGCCAACTACTCCGTTCCGGATGGAATATCGGTTAAATTCACAGGTGAACAGGAAGAACAAGCAAAATCTACGGAGTTTTTGATGAGAGCCTTGTTTATTGCTGTTTCTGTAATATTCCTGATTATTGTCGCTCAGTTTAATTCGGTAACCACACCATTTATCATTATGGCTTCAGTTGTCCTGAGTACCATTGGTGTATTCTTAGGCCTAGTTATTTTCAACATGGATTTTGTGGTAATTATGACTGGTATTGGAATCATTTCCTTAGCGGGTGTCGTTGTCAACAATGCCATCGTCTTGATTGACTATACCAATTTGGTGCGTGAGCGAAGAAGAGAGGAACTAGGAATCAAAGAAGGTGAATACCTTTCTTACCAAGAGTTGCTGAATAGTATTATTCAGGGTGGTAAAACTAGGCTAAGACCAGTATTGCTGACAGCAATTACAACTGTACTAGGACTTATCCCACTTGCTATCGGGATGAATATCAACTTTGCTACATTGCTGAGTGAATTTGATCCACAATTCTATATTGGAGGAGATAATGCAGATTTCTGGGGACCGATGGCATGGACTGTAATATTTGGTCTAACCTTTGCAACCTTCCTTACGTTAGTAATTGTACCTGTCATGTATTTGTTGGCGGACAAACTGAATATGCTTATTCGCAGATTTAAATAA
- a CDS encoding UpxY family transcription antiterminator, with amino-acid sequence MSDLNWFVLYTTSRAEKKVAQRLQEKGLEVYLPLIEELRQWSDRKKKVQKALFNGYLFVKTSRTNLWESLQVPGAVKFVHFAGEHATVREEEIKTIQRILETGVAVETESGEIEKGQLVKIVGGALEGMEGECINKGNKDYFIIRIPGIAQNMLVNLPRKFLQVMP; translated from the coding sequence ATGAGTGATTTGAATTGGTTTGTGCTATATACAACCTCCCGAGCGGAGAAGAAAGTGGCGCAACGATTACAAGAAAAAGGATTGGAAGTGTACTTGCCATTGATAGAAGAGTTGCGTCAATGGTCTGATCGTAAAAAGAAAGTTCAAAAAGCCCTATTCAATGGGTATTTGTTTGTTAAAACAAGCAGAACCAATCTTTGGGAATCCTTGCAGGTACCTGGTGCTGTGAAGTTTGTTCATTTTGCAGGTGAGCATGCTACTGTACGAGAGGAAGAAATCAAAACCATTCAACGGATTTTGGAAACAGGTGTAGCAGTTGAGACCGAATCTGGTGAAATAGAAAAAGGTCAGCTAGTGAAAATTGTAGGAGGTGCTTTGGAAGGAATGGAAGGGGAGTGCATCAATAAAGGGAATAAGGACTATTTCATCATCCGCATTCCAGGGATTGCTCAAAATATGCTAGTAAACCTTCCCCGAAAGTTTTTGCAGGTAATGCCCTAA
- a CDS encoding VOC family protein, with amino-acid sequence MKFTQIKEICLYISDLDLAEDFYGDTLEMPMISKVSGRHIFFRCGTSVLLCFIPEVTAKETSLPAHYAKGKQHIAFEVNKKDYLQTKSKLLAKGINITHEQGWRDNLQSFYFEDPFGHVLEIVPKGIWEY; translated from the coding sequence ATGAAATTCACACAAATCAAAGAAATTTGCTTGTACATTTCCGATTTGGATTTGGCAGAGGATTTCTATGGTGACACGTTGGAAATGCCCATGATTTCAAAAGTAAGTGGAAGGCATATTTTCTTTCGCTGTGGTACTTCTGTCTTACTATGCTTTATTCCTGAGGTGACAGCTAAAGAGACTTCACTCCCAGCGCATTATGCTAAAGGCAAGCAGCACATCGCATTCGAAGTCAATAAAAAAGATTATCTACAAACAAAATCAAAGCTATTGGCTAAGGGCATCAATATCACACATGAACAAGGCTGGAGAGATAATCTTCAAAGTTTTTATTTTGAAGACCCTTTTGGGCACGTATTGGAGATCGTACCCAAAGGAATTTGGGAATATTAG
- a CDS encoding DUF4221 family protein, with protein MIRHFFFAVIGLLLLSCGTKSDKIDALIFELTGQTKQLQLPEGWGQFNLGWRVSPAGNILVINNPTSEIAIYKDIEDASPLVIKLEEDGPDGLDGPRQDIQWGYDESFWVSTFGDKLIQFDAEGTILQRVSIPTERLLAQNVSLLNFNFIVEESSIYFPAAPLTFAWNTLSVEEIQKTPNLLRLDLESNEISVVSTYSTDFLGTNLNKNIMPTLFRGLNGAVIINHNFKDIWAFQEGELLQKEVSFSQFSPMPPSSSKDIFEDMDEIMRLLNYSDAYWELFPLPKQQLLARIVKFEEKPEEEVFGMEFIPSKWGMILVNSTYEKQGEFLFPSNSYNPQLLYSDLAGMWVCTTHPNRADIEEGVLVFELLITK; from the coding sequence ATGATTCGACACTTTTTCTTCGCTGTAATTGGATTGCTGCTGCTATCCTGTGGTACTAAATCCGACAAAATCGATGCGCTCATTTTTGAATTGACAGGACAAACCAAGCAGCTCCAGTTACCAGAAGGTTGGGGACAGTTTAATCTTGGATGGAGGGTGTCGCCCGCTGGCAACATCTTAGTGATTAACAATCCTACTTCGGAAATTGCCATTTATAAGGACATTGAGGATGCATCTCCTTTGGTTATCAAGTTAGAAGAAGATGGTCCAGATGGTTTAGACGGACCTAGACAGGATATTCAATGGGGGTATGATGAGTCATTTTGGGTTTCGACTTTTGGCGATAAACTAATTCAATTCGATGCAGAAGGCACTATTCTTCAACGGGTTTCTATACCCACTGAGAGGCTTTTGGCTCAAAATGTTTCACTTTTGAATTTTAATTTTATTGTGGAGGAATCTAGTATTTACTTTCCTGCGGCACCGTTGACATTTGCTTGGAATACCTTAAGTGTAGAAGAAATTCAAAAAACACCTAATTTGCTTCGTTTGGATTTGGAATCGAATGAAATCAGTGTTGTTTCCACTTACTCTACCGATTTTTTAGGAACTAACCTGAATAAAAATATCATGCCTACCTTATTTAGAGGACTGAATGGTGCAGTAATCATCAATCACAATTTTAAGGATATTTGGGCCTTCCAAGAAGGAGAATTGCTGCAAAAAGAAGTTTCTTTTAGTCAATTTTCCCCTATGCCTCCTTCCTCTTCAAAAGATATTTTTGAAGATATGGATGAAATTATGCGGTTGTTAAATTATTCAGATGCTTATTGGGAGCTCTTTCCATTACCAAAACAGCAATTGCTTGCTAGAATTGTAAAGTTTGAGGAAAAACCTGAAGAAGAGGTTTTTGGAATGGAATTTATTCCTTCCAAATGGGGAATGATTTTGGTGAACTCTACCTATGAAAAGCAAGGTGAATTCTTGTTTCCTTCAAATTCCTACAATCCTCAATTACTTTATTCCGATCTGGCAGGAATGTGGGTTTGCACGACACATCCCAACCGAGCGGATATAGAAGAGGGCGTATTGGTCTTCGAGCTTTTGATTACCAAGTAA
- a CDS encoding homoserine O-acetyltransferase family protein — translation MNLISSYYTIDMSQDTFIHRESFTLESGEVLPEFELSYTTMGNLNASKDNVIWVIHALTGDAKVSDWWSGLIGEDRFYDPSKHFIICANLLGSSYGSTSPLSVNPITGDFYYYDFPHVTPRDMANSLDLLRQHLEIESIDTIIGGSLGGQVGLEWSYLLQDRVRHSIIIASNAKATPWIRGFNETQRMAIASDCTWGERQPNAGKEGLKTARAIAMLSYRHPKDFELKQEDQEEKLDNYRISSYLQYQGQKLSQRFNAFSYWALSKSMDSHDLGRKRGGLTLALQQIPSKVLAIGVDTDMLFLKEESQFIAKNVPKGTYREISSHLGHDAFLIEYEQMSYILSSFYLEDTL, via the coding sequence ATGAATTTGATCAGCAGTTATTATACCATCGATATGAGTCAAGATACCTTTATCCATCGTGAATCCTTTACACTAGAATCCGGAGAAGTTTTACCCGAATTTGAGTTATCCTATACGACCATGGGTAATCTCAATGCTTCCAAAGACAATGTGATATGGGTTATCCATGCATTAACAGGCGATGCAAAGGTATCAGATTGGTGGAGTGGACTCATCGGTGAGGACCGCTTCTATGATCCATCCAAGCATTTTATTATCTGTGCTAATTTATTGGGTTCCAGTTATGGCAGTACCTCTCCCCTTTCAGTGAACCCAATTACCGGAGATTTCTATTATTATGACTTCCCGCATGTCACACCCCGAGATATGGCGAATTCTTTGGACTTGCTGAGACAACATCTTGAAATTGAGAGCATAGACACCATTATTGGTGGTTCCTTGGGAGGTCAAGTAGGATTGGAATGGTCATATCTCCTCCAAGATCGAGTTAGACACAGCATTATCATAGCATCTAATGCCAAAGCTACGCCATGGATACGGGGCTTTAACGAAACGCAGCGAATGGCCATCGCTTCTGATTGTACCTGGGGCGAACGGCAGCCAAATGCTGGCAAAGAAGGCCTCAAGACAGCACGCGCCATAGCCATGCTTTCCTATCGGCATCCCAAAGATTTTGAACTCAAACAAGAAGATCAAGAAGAAAAACTGGACAACTACCGCATCTCCTCTTACCTCCAATACCAAGGTCAGAAACTTTCCCAGCGCTTCAATGCTTTTTCTTACTGGGCCTTGAGCAAATCGATGGACTCCCATGACTTGGGAAGAAAAAGAGGCGGACTGACATTAGCCTTACAACAAATACCTAGCAAGGTTTTGGCCATTGGGGTGGATACCGATATGCTGTTTTTAAAGGAAGAATCCCAATTCATTGCTAAGAATGTACCCAAAGGAACCTATCGGGAAATTAGCTCTCATTTGGGACATGATGCATTTCTTATAGAATATGAACAAATGAGTTATATTCTCAGTAGTTTCTATTTAGAAGATACGCTTTGA
- a CDS encoding succinate dehydrogenase/fumarate reductase iron-sulfur subunit, which yields MKLTLKIWRQASNVSKGSFETYELIDLHPEMSVPEMLDVLNEQLILEGKEPVAFDSDCREGICGQCGFVINGNIHSPEKGVTTCQTHLRSFKSGETLVIEPFRAKAFPIKKDLCIDRRAFDRIIMAGGYISVNTGQAPEANSTRISHELAEEAFDSAACIGCGACVAMCKNASAALFTGAKISHLAMLPQGSVEAGKRVKSMVAQMDAEGFGSCTMTKACEAVCPQGISVANIVRMNSEYWKA from the coding sequence ATGAAACTAACATTAAAAATATGGAGACAAGCATCCAATGTATCCAAAGGATCATTTGAAACGTATGAGTTGATTGATTTACATCCAGAGATGTCAGTACCAGAGATGTTGGATGTGTTAAATGAGCAGCTCATTTTGGAAGGCAAGGAACCTGTAGCATTTGACTCAGATTGTAGAGAAGGTATCTGTGGACAATGTGGCTTTGTTATCAATGGAAATATTCATAGCCCGGAAAAAGGTGTGACTACTTGTCAAACCCATTTGAGAAGTTTTAAAAGTGGAGAAACTTTAGTCATCGAGCCTTTCCGTGCCAAAGCCTTCCCCATCAAAAAAGACCTTTGTATAGACCGGAGAGCTTTTGATCGTATCATCATGGCCGGTGGCTACATCAGTGTCAATACAGGGCAAGCTCCTGAAGCTAACAGTACCCGAATCTCACATGAATTAGCCGAAGAAGCTTTTGACTCAGCTGCATGTATCGGTTGTGGTGCTTGTGTAGCTATGTGTAAAAATGCCAGTGCAGCTCTCTTTACAGGGGCCAAAATCAGTCATTTAGCCATGTTGCCACAAGGAAGTGTAGAAGCTGGTAAGCGCGTCAAATCCATGGTAGCTCAAATGGATGCGGAAGGCTTTGGCTCTTGCACCATGACCAAAGCCTGTGAAGCAGTCTGTCCACAAGGGATTTCTGTTGCGAATATCGTACGGATGAATTCAGAATATTGGAAAGCTTAA
- a CDS encoding fumarate reductase/succinate dehydrogenase flavoprotein subunit has translation MMNPRIPEGPLDKKWEWYIAKARLINPANRRKYKVIVVGTGLAGSAIAASMAELGFQCEVFTYHESPRRAHSVAAQGGINAAKGYKNDGDSVWRMFYDTLKGGDFRSREANVFRMAECSMALIDQAVAQGVPFAREYGGYLSNRSFGGVQVSRTFYARGQTGQQLLQGAYQALMRQVALQQVQLNTCHEMMDLVLENGKAKGIIARNLETGELSTHQADAVILATGGYGKIYYLSTLAMNCNGSAIWRAHRKGAYFAAPSWTQFHPTSLPQLGNHQSKLTLMSESLRNDGRIWVPLKAHDTRAPQDIPEEERDYYLERKYPSYGNLAPRDISSRAAKEQIDAGKGVGPMKNAVYLDFQTAIQRDGKETIQKRYGNLFDMYEKITGVNTYSSPMLISPSAHFSMGGLWVDYELQSTIPGLFVLGEANFADHGANRLGANSLLQACVDGYFIAPHTVMNYLAGEKPSETPHHEFGTIERLETEKRIQRLLQIGGNKTAEQFHRALGTILTKECGLAREKSVMEAGLEKIKALQQEFYTHLKVPGNAKQLNMELEKAARVEDYLELAQLIFHDALQREESCGAHFRVEHQTPGGEAKRDDLNYQFVSAWEYADGNFKLHKEDLHFEFIKPQERTYT, from the coding sequence ATGATGAATCCAAGAATTCCAGAGGGGCCTTTAGATAAAAAATGGGAATGGTACATTGCAAAAGCCCGTCTGATCAATCCAGCCAACCGCAGGAAATATAAAGTAATTGTCGTAGGGACAGGCTTGGCAGGTAGTGCCATTGCTGCAAGTATGGCAGAACTCGGTTTTCAATGTGAGGTATTTACCTATCATGAAAGCCCCCGTAGAGCCCATAGTGTAGCAGCTCAAGGAGGCATCAATGCTGCTAAAGGTTACAAAAATGACGGGGACAGTGTGTGGCGTATGTTTTACGACACCCTCAAAGGAGGTGATTTTCGGTCGAGGGAAGCCAATGTTTTCCGAATGGCAGAGTGCTCCATGGCCTTGATAGACCAAGCCGTAGCACAAGGAGTACCTTTTGCGAGGGAATATGGAGGCTATCTAAGCAACAGATCTTTTGGAGGAGTGCAAGTTAGCCGTACATTCTACGCTCGAGGTCAGACTGGACAGCAATTGCTGCAAGGGGCCTACCAAGCCTTGATGCGACAAGTTGCATTACAGCAAGTTCAACTGAATACCTGTCATGAAATGATGGATTTGGTCTTGGAGAATGGAAAAGCTAAAGGAATTATTGCTAGAAATTTGGAAACTGGAGAGCTCAGTACTCATCAAGCAGATGCCGTGATTTTAGCAACCGGAGGATATGGCAAGATTTACTACCTTTCTACACTTGCAATGAATTGTAATGGCTCAGCCATCTGGAGAGCGCATAGAAAAGGGGCTTATTTTGCTGCTCCAAGTTGGACACAATTTCATCCTACTTCCCTACCTCAACTGGGAAATCATCAATCCAAATTGACCTTGATGTCGGAGTCTCTTCGCAATGATGGAAGAATCTGGGTACCGCTCAAAGCCCACGATACAAGAGCTCCTCAAGATATACCAGAAGAAGAAAGGGATTATTACCTTGAACGAAAGTATCCTTCCTATGGAAACCTTGCTCCCAGAGACATTTCCTCCCGTGCTGCAAAAGAGCAAATTGATGCAGGTAAAGGAGTAGGACCCATGAAAAATGCTGTGTACTTGGATTTCCAGACAGCTATTCAACGAGATGGAAAAGAAACCATCCAAAAACGCTATGGCAATCTATTCGATATGTATGAAAAGATTACGGGGGTCAACACTTATAGCTCCCCCATGCTGATATCACCGTCCGCTCATTTCTCGATGGGAGGATTATGGGTAGATTACGAATTACAAAGCACCATCCCGGGTTTATTTGTTCTAGGAGAAGCAAATTTTGCAGATCATGGAGCCAATAGGCTAGGTGCCAACTCCCTGCTACAAGCATGTGTGGATGGGTATTTTATTGCTCCGCATACAGTCATGAATTACCTAGCAGGGGAAAAGCCTTCCGAAACTCCACATCATGAATTTGGCACTATCGAACGCTTAGAAACCGAAAAACGAATCCAACGATTGCTTCAGATCGGCGGTAATAAAACTGCCGAACAATTCCACAGAGCATTAGGAACCATCCTTACCAAAGAATGTGGGCTAGCTCGTGAAAAATCCGTCATGGAAGCAGGACTTGAAAAAATCAAAGCCCTGCAACAAGAATTCTACACCCATTTAAAAGTCCCCGGTAATGCCAAACAATTGAACATGGAATTGGAAAAAGCCGCCCGAGTTGAAGACTATTTAGAACTTGCTCAGTTAATCTTCCACGATGCTTTGCAACGCGAGGAATCCTGTGGCGCACACTTTAGAGTAGAACATCAAACTCCCGGAGGAGAAGCCAAAAGGGATGATTTAAACTATCAATTTGTATCTGCATGGGAATATGCAGATGGCAACTTTAAACTCCACAAGGAAGACTTACATTTTGAATTTATCAAACCACAAGAACGTACCTACACCTGA
- a CDS encoding YbjQ family protein has protein sequence MIVSTTPSLEGYAITEYLGIVSGETIIGANVFKDFFASITDIVGGRAGAYERVLREAKTTAMAEMQMQARAFGANAIVGIDLDYETIRDGMLMVTAAGTAVKITKL, from the coding sequence ATGATTGTATCTACTACACCTTCTTTAGAAGGTTATGCTATTACAGAATACCTTGGAATTGTTTCTGGTGAAACCATTATTGGTGCTAATGTATTTAAGGATTTCTTTGCAAGTATCACAGATATCGTAGGTGGACGCGCAGGTGCTTATGAACGCGTACTCAGAGAGGCTAAAACCACCGCCATGGCTGAAATGCAAATGCAAGCCCGAGCCTTTGGTGCCAATGCGATTGTAGGCATAGACTTGGACTATGAAACCATACGAGACGGAATGCTAATGGTAACAGCCGCCGGAACAGCCGTAAAAATCACAAAATTATAG
- a CDS encoding amidohydrolase family protein: MKKLLYIALSLVLLPFMGFAQFDGEFVKPKNGRFLLQNATIITVTNGTIQNGSVLLADGKIQAIGQQVNPGDAEVIDCTGLFIYPGLIDGGSRLGLVEVGSLAETQDYAEIGSVTPNMEALVAVNPNSVAIPVTRVSGVTTTLTMPSGGLFPGTAALINLNGYTPDQMFAGFKGVVMNFPSSARRSTWDRRSDDDIKKEFDKAQETLNEIWEKATTYHRLKTAGATLEYYPEMEQLSKVVAGELPLLVEVNAAADILKAIDWITSKEVKAILTGVAEGWRVADKIAAAKLPVVTGPMLSIPTRQSDRYDAAYTNPGKMAKAGVKVAIRANDAENTRNLPFNAGFAAAYGMGKEEALKAVTIYPAEIFGVADRLGSLEVGKDATLLVATGDPFETRTQIRHVFIDGYRVPMSNRHIKLYQEFLERSPGLEKN; encoded by the coding sequence ATGAAAAAGTTACTATACATAGCACTCAGTTTGGTTTTGCTTCCGTTTATGGGATTTGCTCAATTTGACGGAGAGTTTGTCAAACCAAAAAATGGTCGTTTTTTATTACAAAATGCAACCATTATAACCGTGACCAATGGCACCATTCAAAACGGAAGTGTATTGTTGGCAGATGGTAAAATACAAGCCATAGGGCAACAAGTTAACCCCGGCGATGCGGAAGTCATTGATTGCACAGGTCTATTTATTTATCCAGGCCTGATCGATGGAGGTAGTAGATTAGGGCTAGTAGAAGTAGGCTCATTGGCCGAAACTCAAGATTATGCCGAAATAGGTTCTGTAACACCTAACATGGAGGCTCTAGTGGCTGTCAATCCTAACTCCGTAGCAATTCCTGTAACGCGGGTTTCCGGTGTAACCACTACACTCACCATGCCCTCTGGAGGTTTATTCCCCGGGACAGCCGCTTTGATTAACTTAAATGGATATACACCAGATCAAATGTTTGCCGGCTTCAAAGGCGTGGTAATGAACTTTCCTTCTTCCGCAAGAAGAAGTACTTGGGATAGAAGAAGTGATGACGATATCAAAAAAGAATTTGACAAAGCGCAGGAAACCTTAAATGAGATTTGGGAAAAGGCCACTACCTACCATCGCTTGAAAACTGCTGGCGCTACCTTAGAATACTACCCCGAAATGGAACAGCTTTCAAAAGTAGTAGCAGGAGAGCTACCTTTATTGGTGGAAGTAAATGCTGCTGCTGACATATTAAAGGCTATTGATTGGATAACATCTAAAGAAGTAAAAGCCATCTTGACAGGCGTAGCAGAAGGCTGGAGAGTAGCAGACAAAATAGCTGCTGCAAAGTTACCAGTAGTAACTGGCCCCATGCTATCTATCCCAACCAGACAATCAGACAGATACGACGCCGCTTACACTAACCCGGGCAAAATGGCCAAAGCAGGTGTAAAAGTTGCCATCAGAGCCAATGATGCCGAAAATACCAGAAATCTTCCATTCAATGCAGGATTTGCCGCTGCTTATGGCATGGGTAAAGAAGAAGCTTTGAAAGCAGTGACTATCTACCCTGCTGAAATTTTTGGAGTTGCCGACAGATTGGGTTCATTGGAGGTAGGAAAGGATGCCACGCTATTGGTTGCAACCGGCGATCCATTTGAAACCCGTACGCAAATCAGACATGTGTTTATCGACGGCTACAGAGTCCCAATGAGCAACAGACACATTAAATTATATCAGGAGTTCTTGGAGCGCTCGCCTGGTTTGGAGAAGAATTAA